The sequence below is a genomic window from Sorangiineae bacterium MSr12523.
TGGGCGAAATCATCGAGGGAGAGCGCCGCCACGATCTGGTCGTGCGCTACCGCGCCGACATGCGCGACAGCGTCGATGCGATTCGGCAGCTTCTCATCCCCGTTTCCGGCGGCAACCTCGTGCCGCTGTCGCAGGTGGCCGACGTGACCATTCTCGGCGGCGCCTCGCGCATCTACCGCGAGTCCAACCGGCGCTACATCGCCATCAAGTTCGGCGTGCGCGAGCGCGATCTCGGCGGCACCGTTGCCGAGGCTCAGAAGCGCGTCGCCAAGGCGGTGCACCTTCCGCCGGGCTACACGGCGACGTGGGGCGGCGAGTTCGAAAGTGCCCGCCGCGCGGGGCGGCGCCTTGCCATCGTGATTCCGCTCACCGTGGCGGCCGTGTTCATTCTGCTCTTCGCGATGTTCCGGCGTCCGCGGGAGGCGCTCATCATCCTGGTGAACGTGCTGCTCACGTCACCGTGCGGCGGCATGGCCGCGCTCTTGGCCACCGGGACCAATTTTTCCGTGTCTTCCGGCGTGGGCTTTCTCGCGCTGTTCGGCGTCTCGGTCCAGACCGGCGTCATCCTCGTCTCGTACATCAAAGAGCAGCGCGCCGAGGGCATGCCGCTGGACGAGGCCATCGAGCGCGCCGCCGATCTGCGGCTGCGGCCCATCATGATGACCGCGTTGGTGGCCACCTTGGGCCTCATTCCCGCCGCCATCAGCACGGGCATCGGTTCCGACTCGCAGAAGCCGCTCGCCATCGTGGTGGTGGGCGGCCTCTTCTCGTCGCTGACCTTGTCGCTCTTCGTGCTGCCGATGCTCTACAAAGTATTCGGCCCGCGCGAGCCACTGCGTTCGCGCTACTGATGGAGCGCCGGCATCCTGCCGGCGGTTAGCCGGCTTCCAGCCGGCGACGCGATCGACGGGCCACCTAGAAGGTGGCGGACCGCCGGCAAGATGCCGGCGCTCCATGCGATCACTACTGACGCCAGGGCACGGTGTTTAGGCCGCCGCGCGTCTTTTGATTGAGGAACTCGAGCGGCGTCGGCCAGAAGGGGTAGGGGTAGTCCACGCGGCTTGCCTCGTCCAACTTGGACAGGTGCGCCGGCCCGAGCTCGATGGATAGCGACCCAATGAGGTCGTCGAGCTGCGCTTGGCGATGGGTTCCCACGATGGGCGAGACCACCGTCGGCTGCGCGCGCAGCCACGTGAGCGCGACGCGCGCGTAGCTCTCGCCGAGCTCGCGCGCCACGGTACCGAGAACGTCGATCACGTCGAAGGCTTTCTCGGTGAGCCGCTTTTGCGTGAGCTCGCCGTCAGCGCGGTTCGTGTCGCTGGGGCGGCGGTTCTCGCGCGTGTATTTCCCGCTGAGCACACCTTGCGCGAGCGGGCCCCAGGGCACTTGCCCGATGCCGAACTCCGCGAACGTCGGCGCGTGCTCGATCTCGATGCCGCGCGTGAGCAAGTTGTACTCGTACTGCGCGCCGATCGCCGGCGTCAGTCCGTGCTGCCGCGCGAGCAGCTGCCACTCGACGATCTTGCGCGCCGGGTAGTTCGAGAGCCCGACGTAGCGAATCTTCCCCGCCCGCACCGCATCGTCGACGGCGCGCAATGTCTCGTGCAGCGGCGTGACGCCGTCGTGCATGTGCACCCAGAACAGATCGACGTAGTCGGTGCCCAGCCGCTCGAGGCTCCCATCGAGCGCGCGCGTCAGATGCTTGCGCGAGTTGCCGCCCGCGTTGGGATCCTTCACGCGGAAATTCAGCGACGCCTTGGTCGCGAGCACCACTTTGTCGCGGCGCCCCGCGAGCGCTTTTCCGACGAAGCGCTCGCTCGTGCCGTTGGTGTAGACGTCCGCCGTGTCGATGAAGTTTCCGCCCGCGTCGATGTAGCGGTCGATGATCTTCAACGAGTCCGCCTCGTTGGCGCCCCATCCCCATTCTTCGCCGAAGCTCATGGCCCCGAGGCACAACGGGCTGACGAACAGGCCGCTCTCACCGAGCTGCCGGTACGTATCCAGGCTGGTTTTCATGCCAGGGAGCTTAGCCCCCTTTACGCGGCGCCGTTCAATTCAAGTCGCTGTCGGCGACGCGCACCCGTTCCGCGTCGGGCTCCTTGGCTGGCGCCGGCGTCCATAGCTCCGTGCGCATGGTGGTGATGCGCGTTTCGGCGGCGCCGAGGCGTGCGTTCTGCTCCTCGACCTCCTTCTTGGCCGCCGCTTCGTCCTTCAAGCCGCTCTTGCGCGCGTCCTCGGTGTTCTTGAGAACCTCGAGCACCTCGCGGTGAAGCTCCTCGCCCGCCGTTACGACCCAGGTGTCCAGCTTCTGCGCGAAGTCGTCCACCATCTCGTCGATCTTCGGGCCCACCTTCGCGGCGGCTGCGCGCAGCACCTCGGGCGCTTGCTCCAGCGCCTTCTTGCGGTACTCGCCCTCGAAGCGCCCTCGAAGCGCCAGCGCCAGGATCGGCGCGGCCAGGGCGAGCAACCCACCGAGAAGCACATTGGCGAACATCACGCCGATGCCCACGGTGAACAGGGCCGCGATGCCCATGTCGTAGCGGAACGTGTCGACCTGCACGTCGAGCTTCTTCACCTCGCCCGTGCCCATCGTTTCCGCGATGCGCTTGGCGCTCTCGTGCGCGTCTTCCTTCACGAGCGCCACGGTCTTCTCGGCCAGTGCCTCCAGCGCCGTGGCGATCTCCTTCGTCTCGGCCTCGGCCCAGCGCTGGAACGTGTCCGAGAGGAATGACGGCAGGTACTGCTTCAGATCTTCGCCCTTGGCGCTGTCCACCACGTTGGGAAGCTGGCGGATCACGTCGTCGACGAACCGCTCGAGGTCCTTGCGTGCGGACGCCTTGATGCCCGCGACCTCCTCCTTGATCTGCACCCGTCGCTGCTCGATGGTCCCGGCTTGGCCCTGGAGATCCCTGGTGAGCGTCTCGATGCGCCGTGCGAGGTCCTCGCTCTTCATGGCGATGGCCCGCGCCCGTGCGTCGATGCCCTTTTGCAGGAGCTTCACCACGTTGAGCCCTTCGCCCAGGGCGTTGTCGAGCAGGATGCGCCCGCGCTCCTCCGCGAGGAACCGCGTCAGGTGCGTCACCAGTTCGGGCATGCCGCTCGTCTCGGGGCCGGTCTCACCCTTCTCCGCGCGCACGAGCGACTCCTCGGCGCTGACCGGAAAGACCACCGGGTCCTTGATCAACTTCGCGAGCTGCTCCTTGGCATACCCGAGCGCTTCGCCTTGTTCGTCCTTGTTCAACAGATCCCACTTCGTGATGACGAAGACGATCTTGTCCCGCGAGGCCTTGAGCAGCTTGTCCTGCAGGAACACGCGCTCGCTTTCCTTGAGGATCTGCCCCGCATCGAGCAGGAACAGCACCGCGTCCGCGCGCGGGATGTAGCTGTAGGTGATGTCCGCGCGCTGAAGCGACAGATCGTTCACGCCTGGCGTATCCACCAGCAAAATGCGCTCTTTGAGAAGCGGCGCCGGGTAGCCCACCTCGAGGAAGTCGACCTCGTCGGGGTGCGAATCGCCCCCCACCGAGAAACGCCGCACCTGCTCGAAGGGAAACGACTCCCGCCGGCCGTCGCTGAAGACCACGGTGGCCTCCGGCTGGTCCGCATAGCGCAAGTGGTGAATCGCCGCCGTGGTCGGCGTGACGCCCACGGGAAGGGCCGCATGCCCCAGGAGTGCATTCACGAAGGTCGATTTGCCGTGGTTGAACTCGCCCACGACGACCAGGTGAAAGCGATCTTCCGCGAGCTTGCGCACCAGATCGCGCCCGATGCGCTCGTTCAGGCTTTTTGCGCCCACCGCGCGCGCCACACTGCTCAGTTCTTCCAGCGCACCAGTGACTTCGTTTTGCCTTTTTTGGAACAGCTCGAGCGCGTCTTCCATCGAGTCTCCTTGCGTGGTCATCAGGCGTCTCCCTTGAGGAGGGCGAGCACGCGATCGTCGACTTCGCTCATGGCGATGCCGCCCGTGCCCAGGCCCGCGGCCTTCCGATACAGCTCACTCTCGGCGAAAACGCGCATCGCCAGCACGCGCTTGGGCAGCCAAGGGTGCGTGGCGAACACCTCCATGTAGCGGCCGACGGTGTCGTTCTTTCCCTCTTCGTACTGCTCCAGGAAGGCGTCGAGGTTGAACTCCTCGTAGAGCTTCTTCGAGCCCAGCGCCAACTTCGTCAATGCGCGGGCGGCCACGGCGTCGCTCTTGCCGCAGAGCATGCCCGCGCGATCGCTCGTGATTTCCGCGCGGCGCGACCAGGCCCGCAGGGCAATGAGCGCGGGCTCGAGCGCCCAGCCCACCACGCGGAGCAGCGCGCCCGCCGCATGCGTCAGGTAATGCAGCGCCGTGAGGTAGACCACGTGCTGGTTGTGAATGTGCCCGCACTCGTGACCGATGACCGTGAGCAGCTCGTCGTCGGTGTAGTGATCGATGAGCGCCGAGTGCACCATGATGAAGGCATCGTCGTTCGTGCCGTACGTCGCCGCGTTCAGCACGGGGCTGTTGACGATGTAGACGGTTGGCGCCTGGATGTGCAGCGTCTCGGCGCACGATTCGACGATGCGGCCGATGCGCGGGAACTGCCGCTCGGAAACCTTGACCGCGTTTCCGAGCAGCTGTCCCTTGCCGACCTGCTTGAAGACGCGAACGGTGCTTTGCACCGCGAGTTCGACCGCCTTCATCCGCTCGAAGGCGGCGCGCGTTTGACGATCGGAGATGTAGGCGTATTCGTGCCCGCTCGTCTCAGGCCCGCCGCCCGCGCGTTCTGCTCTCTTTTTTTCGACGTAGGCCTTGAAATCGAGCTCGGGTAGTTGGGCCATATCCGGAGGTTAACCTTTCGCGGGGCGAACACAATCGCGCGTGTCGCGGTTATTTCAGTTGCTTGATCGCGTCGAGTACGGCTTCGGCGTGACCATCGACCTTTACGTTGGGGAAGGCTCGAACGATCTTGCCCTTCCCATCGATGATGAAGGTGCTGCGGATGGTGCCCATCACCTTCTTCCCGTACATGTTCTTCTCGCCGTAGGCGCCAAAGGCGTTGTGCAAGGTCAGATCCGGATCGCTCAGCAACGGGAAGCTGAGCCCGTATTTTTCGCGGAAGTTGCCGTGGCTCTTGATCGAGTCTTTGGAGACGCCCACCACCTGCGCCCCCGCCTTCGCGAATTTCTTGGCAGCGTCGTTGAAGGCTTGTGCCTCGCGGGTGCAGCCGGGGGTGTTATCCTTCGGGTAGAAGTAGAGGACGAGGATCTGCCCTCGGAAGTCCTTCAGCTCGAAAGATTTGCCGAGATCGCTCTCGAGCTTGAAATTGGGAGCTTTGTCGCCTTCGCTAAGCATGCGGGTTTCCTACCTTTCACTCGTCGGCCTCGCGGTCCGCCAGGATCGTCAGCTAGGATAAACTCTCCGTGCAGCTCAATTTCGCCGCCCGTGAGGTCACCATCAAGCTCGTCTACTACGGTCCCGCTCTCAGCGGGAAGACGACGAACCTCCGCGCGCTGCATGGCCTGACCGCCACGGAGAGCCGCGGGCGGCTGATGACGCTGGAAACGCGCGACGATCGCACGCTGTTTTTCGACATGCTCCCGCTCGTTTTCGAGACGCCGTTGGGTCTTAGTTTGCGGGTCAAAGTCTTTACGGTTCCGGGGCAGGTGATCCACGGCTCGACGCGCCGCCTGGTGCTGCAGGGCGCCGATGGCGTGGCCTTCATCGCCGACTCCCAACTGACCGAAACGGAGAACAACGCGGCTTCATTCCTCGATCTTCGTGCCAACATGAAGGACCTGGGCGTGCGGCTTCGCGAAACACCGCTGATCATCCAGTTCAACAAGCGCGACCTCGGAAGCATTCGCTCCGATACGGAAATCGCGGATCTGGCCCGCCGCGGACGCGAGCCCGTCTTCAAGGCGTCGGCCGTGCGTGGCGATGGGGTGCTGGAATCGTTTTTCGGCCTCCTCAGTCTGACGTGGTCCAAGCTCGATTCGGAGCACCAGCTGGCGCGCACCTTGGGAATCGAGGCCAGCGCCTTCCTGCCCATGGCCGCCCAGCAGCTTGGCTACACTGGAAATGTGCAGACGCTGCTGTCGACCTGCGTGGGTGGTTCGCTGGATTTTCCGCGATCGGAGCCCCGCCCATGAGCGCGCCGTCGCCGCGAGATACCAAAGTGGAGCTGCCGGAGTCGGAGGACGGACCGCCGACGTCGCGCGATCCGCTGCTGCCGCTGGCCTCGACGCCGGACTTGGCGTCATCGGCAGAACGCGATGCGGCGTCGCTCACGAATGTGGCCTCGCTGCTGCCGGGCATGCCGCGGACGTTGGGCAAGGGGCTCATCCTCGATACCGTGCCGCACGTACCACCACAGCCGCAGTCAGCGAGCCCGCGCGCGGACGATGGCGACGGTGTGCACCTCGAGGAGCTGGTCGCACGCGAGAGCCTAGCGGAGCTGTGCACCAGTTTTTTCGGGTTGTTCGGCATCCCGGTGCGCGTTTTTTCGAGCGAGGGGGTGCTGCTCGCCGACGCCTCGCGCGAGCACGAGATTTGTGCCTACCTCGGTTCGCTGCCGCGGGCGGGCGCGCTTTGCGCGGGCACCGTGAGCGCGGCCAAGTCCCTGGATCCGGAGTCCGCGCGCCGGGCGACGGGGGTGACGCACGCGTGCTTCAGCGGCAATGCGTACCGCATCGTGGGCATCGACTACGAGGGGCGTCGCATCGGGCGCTTGATCCTCGGGCCGTATCTGCCGTCGGGTGTGACCGAGGTGCCGCCGTCGCTGCTCCACGCCGACCCGGACGTGTCGCCCACCCGGGCGCGCGCGCTCTTGAACAAGGTGCCGCGCGCCAAGGAGGAGACGGTCACGCGGATGGCGCACCATCTCAAGTGCGCGCTCGATCTGGTGCTCTGGAGCGGCCACAAGGCGATGCTCACGAGCCAGATGCACCTGGCCAGCGTGCGCGAGAGCTACCGCGAGCTCGAGGAGAAGACGCGGCGGTTGCAGGATGCGTACGACCGGCTGCGCGAGCTCGATCGACTCAAGTCGAGCTTCCTCGCGACGGTGAGCCACGAGCTGCGCACCCCGCTGACGAGCATCATCGGCTACAGCGAAATGCTGACGGAGGGCATCGCCGGCGAGCTGGGGCAGGAGCAAAAGGAGTTCGTGGTCACCATCCACGACAAAGGCGAGCAGCTCCTCGCGCTCATCACGAGCCTGCTCGATTTGTCCAAGCTGGAGAGTGGCTCGCTGAACATTCACATCGTGCCCACGTCGGTGCAGGCGCTCTTCGAGGCGGTGGTGTCCACGCTTTCGCCGTCGGCGCGTCGCAAGTCGATCGAGCTGTCCATCGAGGTGGAGCCCGACGTACGGGAGCTCAAGGCCGATGCCGAGCGGCTGCGGCAAGTGTTCGTGAACCTGGTCGACAACGCCATCAAGTTCACGCCGGAGGGCGGCAAGGTGCGGCTTCTGGCGCGCAACCTCGGCGTGGACTCGCGCGATCCCGACGTGACCGGCTTTGCCTTGCTGGCACCCGCGCAGATGCGGGTCGAGCTGCGCGTGGTCGACACGGGCATCGGCGTGCCGGCGGCGGAGCGCACGCGGGTGTTCGACGCATTTTACCAGGTCGATTCGTCGTCGACGCGCGAGTACGGCGGCACGGGGCTGGGTCTGTCGATCGTGAAGCGGCTGGTCGATGCCCACGGGGGGACCATTCACATCGAGGACAACGTTCCCCAAGGTACGGTGTTCGTGGTGCGTCTTCCGTCGGTGGCGAGCTTCGGCGACAGCACGGACGACGTCGGCGGCAAACTTTAGCAACTCGGAGGTAGCGTGCGCTCGGGCGAATTTGCGACCATTTTGCGGCTGAAAGAGCGATTTCGTTCGGACAACGCTGCGGGGATTCTGCTCGGCATCGGCGACGATGCGGCGGTGCTCGAGCACGTGGCGGCGAAGGCCTCGCACAAGCTGGTGTGGACCATCGACGAACAGGTGGAAAAGACGCACTTCCGTCGCGATCTCGCGGGCTGGATCGACATTGGCTGGCGCTCGTTCATGGCCGCCGCCAGCGATCTGGCCGCGATGGGGGCCGAACCTTGGTGCGCGTTGAGCGCACTGTCGCTGCCGGCGGACTTCGAGGACGAGGACCTCGATGCCCTCGCACGCGGGCAGCAGGCGGCGGCGTTGCGCCTGGGAACGAGCATCGTGGGCGGGAATTTGACCCGCGGCGAGGTGGTCACGGTCACGACGACTTTGCTGGGCACCGCAGAGAAGCCGATGCTGCGCAATGCCGCGCAGGCGGGCGATGGCATTTGGGTGGCGGGGCGCGTGGGGCTGGCGGCGGCCGGGCTTTTCGCGCTCGAGCGGCGCCTGCACGACGATCGGCTCGACGGCGTGAAGGAGGCGTGGCTGCGACCTTGGGCACGCATCGGCGAAGGCCGGCACGCCGCGGGCCGCGCAAAAGCGCTGGTGGACGTGTCGGACGGGCTCGCGCAGGACGTGGGACACATCGCCGAAGCCAGCGGGGTGCGCGCGGTGTTCGACGAGGGCGCGCTGCGCGAGCATGCCAAGCGCACCGGGCTCGATTCCATCGGGGAACTCGTGCTGGTGGATCCTTTGGAGCTGATGTTGGCTGGGGGCGAGGACTATGCCTTGGCGGCCGCCAGTGAGGTGCCGCTCGAGGGCTTCTGGCGTGCGGGGACGTTCGTGGAAGGGCAGGGGGTCGCCTTGAAGCGAACCACCGGTCGAGAACGCGAGCTGTTCGAGCTGGGGTTCGATCACTTCCGTTCGCGCATGTAATCTTGGCGCATGCGCGTCTCTTGGTTGGCGGTCTCGCTCTCGCTTGGCTCATTTGGCTCGATCTGCATGGCGGCTTGCTCGAAGGAGCCGCCCGCACCGGCGCCCGCGGTGTCGTCGTCGCCGGCGGCTTCGGTTTCGGCGACGGCATCGGCTTCGCCGCTCCCCAGCGAGGGCGCCAAAGATAACTTCGCGACCTCCAAGGGCGACCTGCGCGTGGTGCCCATTCACCATGGGTCGCTGGCGTTCGAGTTCCGCGGAAAGGTCATCTACGTCGACCCCGCGGATGCGGATTTCAGCGGCCGCCCGAAGGCGGACTACATCTTCGTCACGGACATCCACCCGGACCACCAGGATCCGAAGGTGATCGAGCTGCTGAAGAAGGAGGGGACGGTGCTCGTGGGGCCGCCCGCGGTGGGCGAGAAGACGCCGCTCACGGTGACGTTGAAGAACGGCGAGACGAAGGACTTCGAGCTATTTTCCGTGGCGACGGTGCCCATGTACAACTTGAAGCGCGGTCCTGCGCCGGGGAAGCTCTTTCACGACAAGGGGCGGGGCGATGGGTACATCTTCACCTTCGGCGAGAAGCGCGTTTACGTGTCGGGCGATACCGAGTGCACGCCGGAGATGCGCGCGTTGAAAGACATCGACGTGGCGTTCGTCTGTATGAATCTTCCTTATACGATGACGCCCGCGGAGGCGGCGGAGTGCGTGAACGCGTTCAAGCCCAAAGTGGTCTATCCGTACCACTACCGAGAATCGAAGCTGTCCGAGTTCGAAGCCCCGGTTCGCGCTGGCGGCTCCAGCGAGATTCGTCTTCGCACCTGGTACTGAAGACGGGGCATGGCGGATCCGCTCATCATTCTCCTTTTGGTGGCCTCGCCCGAGGTGGGCGACAACGTCACCTCCTCGATGAGCGCGTCGGCGCGTGAGGCGCTGGGGCCTCAGGCCCACGTGCTCGTGGAGAATCGGAAGGATCTGCCCTCGGACGACGAAGCGCTGGTGCTGGCCACCAAGGCGCATGCGAAGGCCGTCGTCGAACTGCGCTCTTCCGCGGGCACGAGCGGAACACGGATGCTGCTGCATGCGCACGTGCCCGGCCAAGGAGGCTGGATCGATCGGACCCTGACCTTCTCCAACGTCGACGACCCCTCCGAGCGAGGACGCACGGCGGGGCTGGCGGTGGCCTCGATGATGCCGCTCGAGTGGCGCATGCCAGCGCCCCGGGTCACGCCGCCGCCGCCACCCGAGAAAGAAAAGCCGCCGCCCGCGAAGGAGCCGTGGCGGGAGAGGGCGGCCATCGATCTCGCCGGCCTGGTGGCGCTGGGTGGGGCTCGGCCCGCGTGGGGCGGGCAAGGCGCGGTGCGCGTGGACCTCACGCGCATCGTCGGGCTTCGAGCGCTCGGAGGTGTGCGATTCGGCTCGGTTCCCGATGCCGGCGCCGATGCGACCACGGTGTCCTTGGGCGGCGGTGCGGCGTTTCGCATTGCGGCCTCTCCCAGGGATGCGGCGCGCTGGGAGCTCGCGCTCGCGGGCGATGTGTTGGCGCTGCAGCAATCGCTTCGACGCGAGGGGGCGACGGAGTCGCGCTGGCTCTTGGGCGTGCAGGCTACCGCCGAGGGGGCGTGGTTCTTCGTGCATCATGTAGGCCTGGTGGCGTCCGTCAGCGAAGAGCTCGCATTCGGTGCGACGCGCGTATTCGTCGGACCCGACCGCGTGGCGACGCTCACGCCGTTTCAAACCTTGGTGAAAGTGGGTATTCGCGTGCGGTTTTGACGGAGT
It includes:
- a CDS encoding aldo/keto reductase, whose translation is MKTSLDTYRQLGESGLFVSPLCLGAMSFGEEWGWGANEADSLKIIDRYIDAGGNFIDTADVYTNGTSERFVGKALAGRRDKVVLATKASLNFRVKDPNAGGNSRKHLTRALDGSLERLGTDYVDLFWVHMHDGVTPLHETLRAVDDAVRAGKIRYVGLSNYPARKIVEWQLLARQHGLTPAIGAQYEYNLLTRGIEIEHAPTFAEFGIGQVPWGPLAQGVLSGKYTRENRRPSDTNRADGELTQKRLTEKAFDVIDVLGTVARELGESYARVALTWLRAQPTVVSPIVGTHRQAQLDDLIGSLSIELGPAHLSKLDEASRVDYPYPFWPTPLEFLNQKTRGGLNTVPWRQ
- a CDS encoding dynamin family protein, whose translation is MTTQGDSMEDALELFQKRQNEVTGALEELSSVARAVGAKSLNERIGRDLVRKLAEDRFHLVVVGEFNHGKSTFVNALLGHAALPVGVTPTTAAIHHLRYADQPEATVVFSDGRRESFPFEQVRRFSVGGDSHPDEVDFLEVGYPAPLLKERILLVDTPGVNDLSLQRADITYSYIPRADAVLFLLDAGQILKESERVFLQDKLLKASRDKIVFVITKWDLLNKDEQGEALGYAKEQLAKLIKDPVVFPVSAEESLVRAEKGETGPETSGMPELVTHLTRFLAEERGRILLDNALGEGLNVVKLLQKGIDARARAIAMKSEDLARRIETLTRDLQGQAGTIEQRRVQIKEEVAGIKASARKDLERFVDDVIRQLPNVVDSAKGEDLKQYLPSFLSDTFQRWAEAETKEIATALEALAEKTVALVKEDAHESAKRIAETMGTGEVKKLDVQVDTFRYDMGIAALFTVGIGVMFANVLLGGLLALAAPILALALRGRFEGEYRKKALEQAPEVLRAAAAKVGPKIDEMVDDFAQKLDTWVVTAGEELHREVLEVLKNTEDARKSGLKDEAAAKKEVEEQNARLGAAETRITTMRTELWTPAPAKEPDAERVRVADSDLN
- a CDS encoding M48 family metallopeptidase, encoding MAQLPELDFKAYVEKKRAERAGGGPETSGHEYAYISDRQTRAAFERMKAVELAVQSTVRVFKQVGKGQLLGNAVKVSERQFPRIGRIVESCAETLHIQAPTVYIVNSPVLNAATYGTNDDAFIMVHSALIDHYTDDELLTVIGHECGHIHNQHVVYLTALHYLTHAAGALLRVVGWALEPALIALRAWSRRAEITSDRAGMLCGKSDAVAARALTKLALGSKKLYEEFNLDAFLEQYEEGKNDTVGRYMEVFATHPWLPKRVLAMRVFAESELYRKAAGLGTGGIAMSEVDDRVLALLKGDA
- a CDS encoding peroxiredoxin, with translation MLSEGDKAPNFKLESDLGKSFELKDFRGQILVLYFYPKDNTPGCTREAQAFNDAAKKFAKAGAQVVGVSKDSIKSHGNFREKYGLSFPLLSDPDLTLHNAFGAYGEKNMYGKKVMGTIRSTFIIDGKGKIVRAFPNVKVDGHAEAVLDAIKQLK
- a CDS encoding GTPase domain-containing protein, whose protein sequence is MQLNFAAREVTIKLVYYGPALSGKTTNLRALHGLTATESRGRLMTLETRDDRTLFFDMLPLVFETPLGLSLRVKVFTVPGQVIHGSTRRLVLQGADGVAFIADSQLTETENNAASFLDLRANMKDLGVRLRETPLIIQFNKRDLGSIRSDTEIADLARRGREPVFKASAVRGDGVLESFFGLLSLTWSKLDSEHQLARTLGIEASAFLPMAAQQLGYTGNVQTLLSTCVGGSLDFPRSEPRP
- a CDS encoding ATP-binding protein; translation: MSAPSPRDTKVELPESEDGPPTSRDPLLPLASTPDLASSAERDAASLTNVASLLPGMPRTLGKGLILDTVPHVPPQPQSASPRADDGDGVHLEELVARESLAELCTSFFGLFGIPVRVFSSEGVLLADASREHEICAYLGSLPRAGALCAGTVSAAKSLDPESARRATGVTHACFSGNAYRIVGIDYEGRRIGRLILGPYLPSGVTEVPPSLLHADPDVSPTRARALLNKVPRAKEETVTRMAHHLKCALDLVLWSGHKAMLTSQMHLASVRESYRELEEKTRRLQDAYDRLRELDRLKSSFLATVSHELRTPLTSIIGYSEMLTEGIAGELGQEQKEFVVTIHDKGEQLLALITSLLDLSKLESGSLNIHIVPTSVQALFEAVVSTLSPSARRKSIELSIEVEPDVRELKADAERLRQVFVNLVDNAIKFTPEGGKVRLLARNLGVDSRDPDVTGFALLAPAQMRVELRVVDTGIGVPAAERTRVFDAFYQVDSSSTREYGGTGLGLSIVKRLVDAHGGTIHIEDNVPQGTVFVVRLPSVASFGDSTDDVGGKL
- the thiL gene encoding thiamine-phosphate kinase, giving the protein MRSGEFATILRLKERFRSDNAAGILLGIGDDAAVLEHVAAKASHKLVWTIDEQVEKTHFRRDLAGWIDIGWRSFMAAASDLAAMGAEPWCALSALSLPADFEDEDLDALARGQQAAALRLGTSIVGGNLTRGEVVTVTTTLLGTAEKPMLRNAAQAGDGIWVAGRVGLAAAGLFALERRLHDDRLDGVKEAWLRPWARIGEGRHAAGRAKALVDVSDGLAQDVGHIAEASGVRAVFDEGALREHAKRTGLDSIGELVLVDPLELMLAGGEDYALAAASEVPLEGFWRAGTFVEGQGVALKRTTGRERELFELGFDHFRSRM
- a CDS encoding MBL fold metallo-hydrolase, whose product is MRVSWLAVSLSLGSFGSICMAACSKEPPAPAPAVSSSPAASVSATASASPLPSEGAKDNFATSKGDLRVVPIHHGSLAFEFRGKVIYVDPADADFSGRPKADYIFVTDIHPDHQDPKVIELLKKEGTVLVGPPAVGEKTPLTVTLKNGETKDFELFSVATVPMYNLKRGPAPGKLFHDKGRGDGYIFTFGEKRVYVSGDTECTPEMRALKDIDVAFVCMNLPYTMTPAEAAECVNAFKPKVVYPYHYRESKLSEFEAPVRAGGSSEIRLRTWY